A genomic window from Euleptes europaea isolate rEulEur1 chromosome 9, rEulEur1.hap1, whole genome shotgun sequence includes:
- the PIGY gene encoding phosphatidylinositol N-acetylglucosaminyltransferase subunit Y yields the protein MFPSLPTMTVLVPLLSLAGLFYSASVDENFPQGCTSTSSLCFYSLLLPITIPVYVFFHLWTWMGLTLFRHN from the coding sequence ATGTTCCCGTCACTTCCTACTATGACTGTACTCGTTCCCCTCTTGTCATTAGCTGGTCTGTTTTATTCAGCCAGTGTGGATGAAAACTTTCCCCAGGGATGCACAAGTACATCCAGCCTCTGTTTCTACAGCCTGCTGCTTCCCATTACGATCCCCGTTTATGTGTTTTTCCACCTCTGGACCTGGATGGGCCTTACACTCTTCCGCCACAACTAG